From the Finegoldia magna ATCC 29328 genome, the window ATCAACGGAGTTTATTCTACAAACTTAACTTACGTACCTGAATCAATTAAAAATAAAGAATGGTTCCACGCTGTAGATATGAGTGAATTGATGAGTGAATTCATTCACCACATCAATAGAGAAGAATCCATCTCAATATTGTTAGATAAAACAAGAGGTATTAACATTTTATAAGGAGAAAATAATGAAATCATCTCACGGAGCAAATCTTTTTGAAATACAAAAAGAATACGGATTTAATATAGATGAAATCAAGGATTTCAGTTCTAATGTCAATCCTTTAGGCCCAAGCCCTAAAGCGATGACTAAGCTTGAAAAAAATCTTAATAAAGTCGGAGTTTATCCCGACCCAAATTACGATCAATTGCTATCATCTATTGAAGAATACACCAATGTATCAAGAGACAAAATCTTGCTTACATCCGGAAGCACTAATTTGATTTCATCATTTATATCCCTTATCAATCCAAAAAACGCAATAATATTCAACCCTAGTTATTCAGAATATGAAAGGGAACTTAATAAAATCAACTCCAATATAATTTCTTATGATTTGGATAAATCAAATGATTTCGCAATAGATTGTGAGAAATTAACGAGAATGATAAAAGAAAATGACGTAAGTCTTGTAATATTAACAAATCCCAACAATCCAACAGGATACGCTATTGAAAACGAAAAACTTAAAAATCTCATTAAATCAAGTAATTGCTATTTCATGATAGATGAAACTTATGTTGAGTTTTCAGATGTAGACAAGTATTCAGCAGTTAAGTTAACTCAATCATGTGATAACCTGCTTGTTATACGCTCCACATCAAAATTTTTCGCAGCCGCTGGAATAAGATTGGGATACGGTATAACCGGAAACAAAAAACTTTACGATGATATAAATAAGCACACTAATTTGTGGAACATAAATATCTTCGCTGATATTCTTGGTGGTGAAATGTTTACAGACACTGATTACCACAAAAAAGTGTTCGAATTTATTAATCGTGAAAAAGAAAAAATGATATCTACTCTGAAAAAGATAGATTGCTTGAAAGTGTATCCTTCAAAATCAAATTTCGTGTTATGCGAAATATTGGATAAAAAAATGACCGCACATGATTTAAGAGAAAAACTAATTCCTTATGCTCTTATCATAAGAGACTGTGCCTCATTTAATAACTTGAATGAATACTTTTTTAGATTTTGCATTTTGGATGAACAATCAAACGACAAATTGCTAAAATTGATTGAAAATATTTTAAAATAATCGCAATTTAAAAGATCTCAGATAATAAAATCTGAGATCTTTTTTTGTTTGGTTATATTACTTTTTTATCTTTTTTGTGTTCATCTGATATTAAAGTTGCCATGTTAACAAATCTTTGAATTGTATCCTCATGATCTGGATGCAAATCAACTTTTTCAACATGAATTGCACACACTTTATATTCACCAGTTCCTGTTATTGGATCGTAGTGATTTGATGTTACTTCATTAATTGGAGATTCCCTGTAGTGGAATGTCATGAAAATCATATTAGGTAATACTTTATCAGTTACTACAACACGAGTTACAACACTTCCTCTTCTCGATGTTACTCTAATAGTATCCAAATCTTTTACGCCTAATCTTTCTGCATCCACTGGATTTATTTCTGCAAGTTCATAAGGACTTACTCCATCCAAATCTTTTGAGTATCTTGTAGTTATGTTGTAATGATATAACATTCTTCCTGTACTTAAAATCATTGGATAATCATCATCAGGCAATTCTTCTGATGGTCGGTATTCTATTTCCATCATTTGACCTTGGCCTCTTGCAAATATTCCTTTGTGCAAGTATTTTGTACCAGGGTGAGATGTTGTAGGACATGGCCATTGCAATCCGACTTTGTCAATTCTTTCGTAAGTCATACCTCTGTAACTTGGCATAGTTACTCTCATTTCTTCAAATACATCTTCACTTGTTTCATAACCGAAGAATACATTTGGATTTATGATTTTACTTACATCACACAAAATTGACCAGTCATTTCTAGCTTGTCCCGGAGGAGCAACAGCTTTTCTAACCCTTTGAACTCTTCTTTCAGTATTTGTAAAAGTTCCGTCCTTTTCTGCATAGCAAGTTGCTGGGAATACAACATCTGCAAGCTTTGCAGTATCAGACATAAATATATCTTGAACAACTAATAAATCTAAATTATTCAAAGCTCTCTTAACGTGATTTGCGTCTGGGTCTGATAAAACAGGATCTTCACCCATTATATACATCGCCTTTAAATTTCCCTTAACTGCTTGATTAAACATTTCAGGAATTTGATATCCAAGATTTGGACTCAAAGGAGTCTTCCATACGCTTTCGAAAAATTCACGAGCTTTTGGATCAGTAACTTTTGCATAAGCAGGATATGTGTTAGGTAAAGCACCCAAATCACATGCGCCTTGTACGTTGTTTTGACCTCTGATAGGGTTAATTCCACCAGACTCAATACCAACATGGCCTGTTAACATACCTAAATTTGCTAAGCTCATTACGTTTTCTGTTCCATGAGTGTGTTCAGTAATACCTAATGTATAGAATATACCAGCTTTTTTAGTCTTTGCGTATAACAAAGCGGCTTGTCTTATTAATTCTTTGTTCACACCTGTAACTTTTTCAGCTTCATCCAAATCGTATTTCATTACTGTTTTCTTCAAGCCTTCAAAGTTTTCAACACGAGATTCAATATAATCTTTGGCTTCTAATCCTTCTTCTATGATGACTTTCATCATAGCATTTAATAAGAATACATCAGTACCAGGATTTAACCTTAACCAAATATCTGCTTCTTCTGCCAAATCAGTTCTTCTTGGATCTACAACGATAAGTTTAGTTCCCTTTTTAACTGCTTGTTTCATCTTATTACCAATAATAGGATGAGCAACTGTAGCATTTGAACCAATGACAAATAATAATTCTGCACCCAGAATTTCTTCGATAGAGTTTGTCATGGCTCCACTTCCTAATGTAGCTGCAAGACCTGCAACTGTTGGAGCGTGTCAGGTTCTAGCGCAGTGATCGACGTTATTCGTTCCTATCGCTGCTCTCATCATTTTTTGGAATACAAAGTTATCTTCGTTTGTACATCTTGCAGAACTTAAACCAGCGATTGAATTCGGTCCAAATTCCATCTTTATATCTCTTAATTTGTTTCCAACATAACCTATTGCTTCATCCCAGCTACATTCAACTAATTCACCATTTTTTCTGATTAATGGAGAAGTCAATCTTTCGTCTGAATGAATCATATCTGTATGGAAACGACCTTTTATACAAAGCGAGTTTTGATTTACGTAACCATCACATGGTTCAACACCCTCAACTTTTCCATTTTTTACAACTAAGTTGAATTGACATCCTGTTCCACAGAATGGACAAGTTGTCTTAACTTTTTCAACTTCCCAAGGTCTAGTATTTTTTAATTGTTTGTTAACTAATGCCCCTGTTGGACATACGCTTATACATTGTCCACACATACGGCAGTTTTCTTTAGATAAAGGAAGATCGAAAGCTGTAGAAATATAAGAATCAAATCCTCTATTTTTAAAATCTATTGTATGTGTACATTGAACTTCTTCGCATACTCTGACGCATTTTCCACACAAAATACATTTATTTTGATCTCTAAAGATTAATGGATTGCTATCATCAACTTCGTGATTTTGAACTTCTATGTCATAATTACCATATTTGCCTAATACTTCAGGGTTTTTAACACCATATCTGTAGCACAAATCTTGTAATCTACAATTACCAACTTTTGAACAAGTTAAGCAATCTTTAGGGTGATTCATCATCAAAAGTTTAAGTATATTTTGTCTAGTTTTTACTAATCGATCAGTTTCTGTCTTAACTATCATTCCATCTTTGACCATAGTAGAACATGATGTTTGAAGTTTTCTTGATCCTTCAATCTCAACTAAACACATTCTACAACCGCCAAATTCGCTCAGGTATTTATCGTGGCATAATGTTGGAATATCAATTCCAACTTTATGCGCTGCTTCTAATACAGTGGTATTTTCTTCAACTTGAATATCAATACCATCAATATTTATATTTAACATATTACACCTACCAAACTTCGTTAAATCCTACATTCAAAAATATTTCTTCTAGTTCAGTTTTATGCATTTTCTCCATTTTAGATAAACCAGCAAAAATATCTTTTTCAGCTTTATCTAGGCAAGAGTTTGCTATATCAGCATATAATTGCATAGCTTCTTCTTCTCTTTTTATAGCTAATTTGATAGCATCTGTAAAATTCATTTCTGTAGTCATTCTTGGTCTATCAATGTCTTGTGATAAATTATAGTCTTCGCTATCATCAATTTTAATTGTTTCTGCCTTTGTTTCTAAGAATTTTTGTAAGTAATCTTTATGTTTTAATTCTTCTTTACTAAGTCTTTCAAAAAGACTTTTTGTTTGTGGATCTTCTGCTTTTTCAGCTGCATCTTTGTAAAATGTATATGAATCGTCTTCTCTGTTTACAGCATCGTCTATAATTGATATTAATTGTTCTCTATTCATTATCTCACCTATTTATTATCTATTTTTTCTATTTTTTTCAAAATCTTATCCAAACCTAATACATTATTCCAGCTTGCTTCAACAAATTCACCGCCAATTTTTTTGTAAGGTTGTTTTGGATTATCTACGTTTAACAGTTCTGTAGTTAGTCTACCCTTTAAACAAAGTGGTCTGCCATTTTCTGGGCTTAATGCTCTTAGTGCAATATTCTTGCCGTTTTTTCTCAAAACTTCAAATTCACAACCGTATTCGCATACTTTACATTGAACTTTCTTTGTTTCTAATTCCCATTTTCTTCCTAAATTCATAGCCCTCTTATCCATCAATGCTCCTACTGGACAAGCTACTACACATCTATTACAAGAAATACAATAAGAAGATTCAAATGTATCATTAATATCTAAATTAATTCTTGTTTCATATCCTCTATTTGAGAAGTTAAGGATTTTTCTATCATCCATGACATTGCAAGTTCTTACGCATTTACCACATAATATACACTTGCTATCATCTCTAATGATATATGGTGAAGAATCATCTACTAACTTTTCTCTTCTTGCTCCGTCATGTTCTCTGAATTTTACGCCATATTCATAAGAATATTTTTGCAATTGACATTCACCAGATTTTTGACAAGTTAAGCAATCATTCGGATGAGAATCTAACAACATTTGAAGAATTCTTTGTCTATGCTTAATTAACCTATCAGTTTTTGTATGAACAACCATGTTGTCTTTTGCCAAAGTAGAACAAGCTGTCATTAATTTTTTGCTACCTTCTATTTCGACCAAGCAAAGTCTACATGCACTCACTACATCCAAATTTTTATCGTAACATAAATTCGGAATATCAATCCCATTTTCTCTCGCTAATTCAATAATGAATTTGGGTTTATCAGTTTGAATTACCTTTCCATCAATAGTTACAGTAATCATACTATCTATCTCCTAACTACTGCGTGAACAGGACATACAGTTTCACAATTACCGCATTTTATACATTGAGACTTGTCGATAACGTGTTGTTTTTTAACCGCTCCTTCTATACAACTTACAGGACAATTCTTGGCACACTTTGTACATCCTATACATTTGTCTGTAATTTCGTATGATAGAAGTGCTTTACATGCATGAGCTGGACATTTCTTATCGTAAATATGAGCTTCATATTCATTTCTAAAGTATTTCAATGTAGAAATTACAGGATTTGGAGCTGTTTGTCCAAGACCACAAAGTGAAGCAGATGTAATAGTATCACACAAATCTTCTAGCGCTTCAATATCTCCATCTTCACCTTTTCCTGAAGTTATTTTTTCTAAGATTTCAAGCATTCTCTTGGTACCTTCACGACATGGAACGCACTTACCGCAAGATTCATCTACAGTAAATTCAAGGAAGAATCTAGCAATGTCAACCATACAGTCATCTTCATCCATTACAATCATTCCGCCTGATCCCATAATTGAACCGATTTTTGCCAATGATTCAAAATCAACCGGAGTATCTAAGAATTCTTCTGGAATACATCCACCAGATGGACCACCTGTTTGAACAGCTTTGAATTTCTTGCCGTCTTTAATTCCACCGCCGATATCAAATATGATTTCTCTTAGAGTTGATCCCATTGGAACTTCTACCAAACCAGTATTTACAACTTTACCACCTAAAGCGAATACTTTAGTTCCTGGTGAACCTTCTGTACCAAAACTTGTAAACCAATCTGCACCTCTATACATGATTGCTGGAACGTTAGCAAATGTTTCAACATTGTTAATGATTGTTGGTTTATCCCACAATCCTCTTTCAGCTGTTCTGAATATTTTAGTACGAGGCATACCACGTCTACCTTCGATAGATTCCATCAATGCAGTACCTTCACCACAAACGAAAGCACCTGAACCCAATCTCAATTCAATATCAAACGAGAAGTCTGATCCGAAAATATTATCTCCTAAAAGATTCGTTTCTTTTGCTTGTTGAATTGCTATTCTCAATCTTTTAACCGCAATTGGATATTCCGCTCTTACGTAGATAAAACCTTGATTTGCACCTATAGCTCTACCGCATATAGCCATACCTTCTAATACTGAATGAGGGTCTCCTTCAAGAATTGCTCTATCCATGAAAGCACCAGGGTCTCCTTCGTCGGCATTACAAATAACATATTTTTGACTATTTTCTACTTTATACGCTGATTCCCATTTTCTACCAGTAGGGAAACCTGCTCCTCCACGGCCTCTTAAGCCAGATTTTTTCATTTCATCAATTATGTCTTTTTGGTCTAAATCGAAAATTGCTTTATGTAAAGCTTGATATCCATCTGCGCCAATATATTCATTTAAAGATTCTAATTGGATTTTTTCTACATTTCTTAAAGCTATTTTATATTGCTTATCGTAGAAATCAACTGAGTTGTATTTTAAAATCTTATCGTCTTGTTTTGCATTTTCGTAAACCACATCTTCGTCAACTTCATCATTTACAATTGATTTATCGACGATATTTTTGACATCTGATAATTTAACCCTTGTGTAGAAAATTCCTTCAGGATATACAACAACGTTAGGACCAGTTTCACAAAGTCCGATACATCCTACTGGAACTACAACCACGTTTTCAATCTTTTCTTCTTCGATATACTTATTGAACTCATCAATTAAAGATTTAGCACCTGTAGCTTCACAACCAGCTCCACCACATACAACTATTTGCTTTTCTTTTGGATTAGTATGTTCAACATATATTTTATCCTTTACGAGCTCACGCATTTTAATATTTTTTGCAAACTCATCTCTTATTTCGTTAAGTTTTTCAATATTCATAACAAATCCCCTAATAACTAATTATATTTACTAACTATAGATTCTAATTCATTGACAGCTACCTTACCGTAGACATCTCCATTGATAACAATAACTGGAGCTAATGCACACAATCCAACGCATCTACAAGGTGTGATAGAAAATTTTTGATCTTCAGTAGTGCTACCTGCAGGAATCTTCAAAATTTCTTGTAATTTTTCAGAAACTCTTTGAGCACCTTTTACATAACATGCAGTTCCTTCACAAACTTGAATATCGTATTTTCCTTTTGGAATTAATGAAAATTGTGCATAAAAAGTTATTACACCATAAATTTCTGACAAAGGAATATCCAATATTTTTGAAATTGTAGTAATAATTTCCTTTGGCAAATATCCAAATTCATCTTGTGCATGTTGCAACACCGGCATCAAAGGACCTTTAATATCCTTTTTGCTTCTTACAAATTCTCGAAATTCTTCGACTTGTTCAGCATGTTCTTTTAAGTCAAAAGTAAAACTCATTTAAATCCCCCTATAAAAAATTGTTTTCCTGTTGTTATGAAAATTATATTCTTTTTTATATTTTTAATTATACCACTTATTTTGGCTAAAGTAAATTAGCATTTTCTTAAATATGTAAATTAATATTCATTATCATTTTAGTATTCATTCTTTTTTCTCAGTTTTATAGTATACTTATTCGTTGA encodes:
- a CDS encoding NADH-quinone oxidoreductase subunit NuoF produces the protein MNIEKLNEIRDEFAKNIKMRELVKDKIYVEHTNPKEKQIVVCGGAGCEATGAKSLIDEFNKYIEEEKIENVVVVPVGCIGLCETGPNVVVYPEGIFYTRVKLSDVKNIVDKSIVNDEVDEDVVYENAKQDDKILKYNSVDFYDKQYKIALRNVEKIQLESLNEYIGADGYQALHKAIFDLDQKDIIDEMKKSGLRGRGGAGFPTGRKWESAYKVENSQKYVICNADEGDPGAFMDRAILEGDPHSVLEGMAICGRAIGANQGFIYVRAEYPIAVKRLRIAIQQAKETNLLGDNIFGSDFSFDIELRLGSGAFVCGEGTALMESIEGRRGMPRTKIFRTAERGLWDKPTIINNVETFANVPAIMYRGADWFTSFGTEGSPGTKVFALGGKVVNTGLVEVPMGSTLREIIFDIGGGIKDGKKFKAVQTGGPSGGCIPEEFLDTPVDFESLAKIGSIMGSGGMIVMDEDDCMVDIARFFLEFTVDESCGKCVPCREGTKRMLEILEKITSGKGEDGDIEALEDLCDTITSASLCGLGQTAPNPVISTLKYFRNEYEAHIYDKKCPAHACKALLSYEITDKCIGCTKCAKNCPVSCIEGAVKKQHVIDKSQCIKCGNCETVCPVHAVVRR
- a CDS encoding 2Fe-2S iron-sulfur cluster-binding protein, producing the protein MITVTIDGKVIQTDKPKFIIELARENGIDIPNLCYDKNLDVVSACRLCLVEIEGSKKLMTACSTLAKDNMVVHTKTDRLIKHRQRILQMLLDSHPNDCLTCQKSGECQLQKYSYEYGVKFREHDGARREKLVDDSSPYIIRDDSKCILCGKCVRTCNVMDDRKILNFSNRGYETRINLDINDTFESSYCISCNRCVVACPVGALMDKRAMNLGRKWELETKKVQCKVCEYGCEFEVLRKNGKNIALRALSPENGRPLCLKGRLTTELLNVDNPKQPYKKIGGEFVEASWNNVLGLDKILKKIEKIDNK
- a CDS encoding pyridoxal phosphate-dependent aminotransferase, giving the protein MKSSHGANLFEIQKEYGFNIDEIKDFSSNVNPLGPSPKAMTKLEKNLNKVGVYPDPNYDQLLSSIEEYTNVSRDKILLTSGSTNLISSFISLINPKNAIIFNPSYSEYERELNKINSNIISYDLDKSNDFAIDCEKLTRMIKENDVSLVILTNPNNPTGYAIENEKLKNLIKSSNCYFMIDETYVEFSDVDKYSAVKLTQSCDNLLVIRSTSKFFAAAGIRLGYGITGNKKLYDDINKHTNLWNINIFADILGGEMFTDTDYHKKVFEFINREKEKMISTLKKIDCLKVYPSKSNFVLCEILDKKMTAHDLREKLIPYALIIRDCASFNNLNEYFFRFCILDEQSNDKLLKLIENILK
- a CDS encoding complex I 24 kDa subunit family protein; amino-acid sequence: MSFTFDLKEHAEQVEEFREFVRSKKDIKGPLMPVLQHAQDEFGYLPKEIITTISKILDIPLSEIYGVITFYAQFSLIPKGKYDIQVCEGTACYVKGAQRVSEKLQEILKIPAGSTTEDQKFSITPCRCVGLCALAPVIVINGDVYGKVAVNELESIVSKYN
- a CDS encoding ferritin-like domain-containing protein, with amino-acid sequence MNREQLISIIDDAVNREDDSYTFYKDAAEKAEDPQTKSLFERLSKEELKHKDYLQKFLETKAETIKIDDSEDYNLSQDIDRPRMTTEMNFTDAIKLAIKREEEAMQLYADIANSCLDKAEKDIFAGLSKMEKMHKTELEEIFLNVGFNEVW